The nucleotide sequence AGGCGCATTCGGATCGCGACGATTACCGCCACCACCAAAGAACATATCGAAGATGTCCCCGAATCCACCACCAGAGAAGTCAGCACCGCCTCCGCCAAATCCAGCAGAAGGATCCTGATGACCGAACTGATCGTAACGTGCACGCTTCTGATCGTCGCTCAGTACATCATAGGCTTCTTTAACCTCTTTAAACTTTTCTTCAGCATCCGGTGCTTTGTTAACATCCGGATGATATTGCCGTGCTAGCTTGCGATATGATTTCTTCACATCTTCCGCATTGGCACCCTTTTCCACACCTAGCACATCATAATAATCTCTCTTATCGGCCATACCTTCACCTCCTCATGAGGAAAGTCAAAGCCTCATTGCATTTGGCAATGATAGCTTTGACTTTCGGTCTATCCTAGCATGATTATAACATGCTTAGTCTTTCTTCTCTTCGTCAACAACTTCATAATCTGCATCAACGACGTTATCGCTGCGAGGTGCTGTACCCGCATTCGAACCTGCATCTGCATCTTGGCCTTGTTGAGAAGCTTGCTCATACAGCTTTACAGAAAGCTGTTGTACAACTTCGCTCAGTTCCTCAGTCGCTGCTTTGATTTCTTCCAGGTTTTCACCTTTCAATGCTTCAACCAGCTTTTCCTTTGCTGCATTAGCTTTATCGATTTCACCTGCATCTACTTTATCGCCAAGATCTTTGATCGTCTTCTCAACAGAGTAGATCAATTGATCGCCGTTGTTTTTCGCTTCCACAAGCTCGCGACGTGCTTTATCTTCGTCAGCGTGAAGCTCAGCTTCCTTCTGCATACGATCGATTTCTTCTTTGCTTAAGCCACCAGAAGAAGTAATTGTAATCTTTTGGCTCTTACCTGTACCCTTATCTAGAGCGGATACATTAACGATACCGTTCGCATCGATATCGAATGTAACTTCGATTTGCGGTACACCACGTGGAGCTGCAGGGATATCATTCAGAACGAAGCGTCCGAGTGTCTTATTGTCTTTCGCCATTGCACGCTCACCTTGCAGAACGTGAATTTCGACCTGTGTTTGCATATCTGCATAAGTGGAATACACTTGCGATTTACTCGTTGGGATGGTCGTATTGCGATCGATCATCTTCGTTAAGACGCCACCAGCCGTTTCGATCCCTAGGGAGAGTGGTGTAACGTCAAGCAATACGACGTCCTTCACTTCACCTGTTAACACGCCTGCTTGAACTGCTGCACCAAGTGCAACAACTTCATCTGGGTTAACGCCTTTATGTGGTTCCTTGCCCGTCAATTTCTTAATTGCTTCCTGCACCGCAGGAATCCGTGAAGATCCACCGACAAGTACGATTTTATCAAGTTCCGCTGCACTTAGCCCGGAATCTGCCAATGCTTGGCGAGTAGGACCAATCGTACGCTCAACAAGAGCAGCAGTCAATTCATCGAATTTGGCACGGCTAAGCGAAATCTCAAGATGCTGAGGAACGCCATCTACTACAGTAATAAACGGCAACGAAATTGTCGTCGTTAATACTCCGGAAAGTTCCTTCTTCGCTTTTTCGGCTGCATCCTTCAGTCGTTGTACTGCAGATTTGTCCTTCAGTAAATCAACACCTTGTTCTTTCTTGAATTCACTAGAAAGCCATTCAACTACAACTTGGTCAAAGTCGTCACCGCCAAGGTGATTATCCCCACTTGTCGCTTTAACTTCGAAGAAGCCATCGCCAAGCTCAAGAATACTTACGTCGAACGTACCGCCACCTAGGTCGAATACAAGAATCGTGTGATCCTCTTGCTTCTCTAAACCATATGCAAGCGCAGCTGCAGTTGGCTCATTCACAATACGCAACACTTCAAGACCGGCGATTTCACCTGCATCTTTAGTTGCTTGACGTTGGCTATCATTAAAGTATGCAGGAACCGTAATAACGGCTTGCTTAACAGGTTGCCCTAAATAAGCTTCTGCATCGGACTTAAGCTTCTGCAAAATAATTGCAGAAATTTCCGGAGCTGAATAAGCCTTATCATCAATCGTTTCTTTATGGTTTGATCCCATGTGACGCTTAATCGAGCTAATTGTACGATCTGGATTTGTGATCGCTTGACGCTTAGCTGTCTCGCCTACAACCCGTTCTCCATCCTTCTTAAAACCTACTACGGATGGCGTTGTACGATTGCCCTCCGCATTCGCGATAACGACAGCTTCTCCGCCTTCCATTACCGCTACGCAAGAGTTCGTTGTACCTAAGTCAATTCCAATTACTTTGCTCATTGCAAGTTGTGCCTCCTCGATATTTATAGAAATTATTAACTACTTACTTTAACCATCGCTGCGCGGAGCAATTTATCTTTTAGTACATAGCCTTCTTGAACGACCTCAACGACGATCCCTTCATCATGCTCCTCACTATCGACTTGCATAATCGCTTGGTGCAGTTCAGGATCGAAAGGTTTGCCAACTGCATCCATTTGTTTCAAGCCTTCGGCTTCAAGCACTTGGAATAGCTGGCGATAAATCATTTCGTAACCCTTTAAGTATGATGCAATTTCAGCGTTATCAGAACCCGTTTGTAGCGCTCTCTGGAAATTGTCCAGCACGGATAACAGCTGTGAAATCACTTTTTGTGAAGCGTACGCAGCTAATTCTTCCTTTTCCTTCAAAGAACGACGACGGAAATTATCAAAGTCAGCTTGTGCGCGTAGATAACGATTTTGATTTTCTTCAACGAGGCGCTCTAGATCTGCGATTACAGTGTTGCCTTCAACGCCTGCTTCAGCTACTTGTTCTTCATTCATTACGGACTCTTGATCTTCAGTAAGTTCCTGATCGATATTTACCGAAGTGTCTACCTCATTAGTCATTTCTCCAGACTCCTTCGTGTCATTGATGCTCATGCAGGTTTCACCTCCTTACATTGCCACCATTAATCAGCAGCTATCCACCTTATTATTTGTACCACCTTGACATCAGCAAGGTGATATCCTTGGATAAATAATCAAGCAAACTTATTACCTTGCCATACTCCATACGTGTCGGACCTAGAATACCAATTGTACCAAGCGACTGCCCCTCGAAGGAATACGTCGCAGTAATTAAACTGCAGTTATTAATCGCTTCGACAGCATTTTCTGTACCTATGCGAACTTGAATACCTGCAGGATTCGATTGGAACAGTTGC is from Candidatus Cohnella colombiensis and encodes:
- the dnaK gene encoding molecular chaperone DnaK — its product is MSKVIGIDLGTTNSCVAVMEGGEAVVIANAEGNRTTPSVVGFKKDGERVVGETAKRQAITNPDRTISSIKRHMGSNHKETIDDKAYSAPEISAIILQKLKSDAEAYLGQPVKQAVITVPAYFNDSQRQATKDAGEIAGLEVLRIVNEPTAAALAYGLEKQEDHTILVFDLGGGTFDVSILELGDGFFEVKATSGDNHLGGDDFDQVVVEWLSSEFKKEQGVDLLKDKSAVQRLKDAAEKAKKELSGVLTTTISLPFITVVDGVPQHLEISLSRAKFDELTAALVERTIGPTRQALADSGLSAAELDKIVLVGGSSRIPAVQEAIKKLTGKEPHKGVNPDEVVALGAAVQAGVLTGEVKDVVLLDVTPLSLGIETAGGVLTKMIDRNTTIPTSKSQVYSTYADMQTQVEIHVLQGERAMAKDNKTLGRFVLNDIPAAPRGVPQIEVTFDIDANGIVNVSALDKGTGKSQKITITSSGGLSKEEIDRMQKEAELHADEDKARRELVEAKNNGDQLIYSVEKTIKDLGDKVDAGEIDKANAAKEKLVEALKGENLEEIKAATEELSEVVQQLSVKLYEQASQQGQDADAGSNAGTAPRSDNVVDADYEVVDEEKKD
- the grpE gene encoding nucleotide exchange factor GrpE, whose amino-acid sequence is MSINDTKESGEMTNEVDTSVNIDQELTEDQESVMNEEQVAEAGVEGNTVIADLERLVEENQNRYLRAQADFDNFRRRSLKEKEELAAYASQKVISQLLSVLDNFQRALQTGSDNAEIASYLKGYEMIYRQLFQVLEAEGLKQMDAVGKPFDPELHQAIMQVDSEEHDEGIVVEVVQEGYVLKDKLLRAAMVKVSS